The Manduca sexta isolate Smith_Timp_Sample1 chromosome 9, JHU_Msex_v1.0, whole genome shotgun sequence genome segment TTATTCTCAAGAtcgattataaattatgatttatccCTAAATCTCATAAATCGTGGTCACAAGCTAGAAAAAGACCAACATGTGtttatcttatttcttatcATATCTGTCCGTATTTTCGATTCTGGTTTGAGATTGTTTGAGTTTGCATGATACATAATCACAATATGAATGGCAACGAGCTACTACGCAGTCTTGCAGTGTAATTAATACTAGGCGTtgtaagaatattaaataaaacaaatcactcgttaattattaatattataatatgttacataaGATTCGatttacagaataaaatatgttgatatgTTCATTATTTATACATCATTAAACTTATACAgtcaaatatttacagattaaatttattaaatagcttGGCTATTTCTGGCTTGGCAACTACATGATAAAGGCGAAAAAAATACCAAACCAATGGAATTAAGAGAATACATTTTGCcttgaaaaataagttttatcgacataaaagtcccgctttatattttcccaggataaaacgTAGTCTATAACATTCAGAAGTAatatagtttcctattagtgaaaacaatttcaaaatcggtttagtagttcaaacaaacaaacacttaagcttcatatattagtataaattttatcatttccGTCTTTTAAGTAGCTATAGAAAAAGGCTTTATCCAAATTAAGATTGCAAATCATCAATACccgttttataatttacttaaatataaggTACTCAGTTTTGGCCTAAAGTAACCAACTGTTGTGATCAAACAAAACAAGAAAAAACTTCTCGATTGCAACAAACTCGTAAGTAACACAGTCTGGTGCTGCTCCAACTTTAATTTATGCATCGAAGACTTAAGCCTATTGAAATACtgtaataactaaaaaaaggCGAGTTGCAGACTAGAAAAATACGGAAACTATATTTAGTTTCCGTATTTTCCTAGTGCTATTGCATGGCCTACCTTTCTCTGGCAGACTAGATATACAACCACTCATTCAAACTTACAGTTCAGGTACCTTTTTACAACCAATGTAGACACTTCCTTCACATAATATTCAAGtgcatattatacatttatctaCGGTGCATCAGATTTCATGGTAAAGATGAAATCACCTTATTACCTGAATTtgcttttatattgttaattatggTCATGCGAACCACTTCCACATCACCAACAAGCTGCCAAAACTAATTTTCACCGTTTCTCAGCGTAATTCGATAATACTTCAAAACAGGATCTTCGATAATAAATTCGCTATCTGTCGCTCCATTTTCCTCTGCGAATTCAGTTTGACTTCTTAGCCAATCTAAATAAAGCTTTAAGTATCTATCTGTTGGATCTAAATCCGTGTGGCCAAGACAAAAAATTCTGTACGCATCCTCGCCGTATTTTCCTATGCCGTATAAGTCACTAGCCCGAGACCACTTAGAAGAGACAAATTGATAGCTGAGCTTCCAAATCATGTTGCCTCTTTTCTTTAAACCAAGAGTGTCGAAAAATCGCTCCAAGAGCGTTGGTCTTTCGTTTAAAACGTGATACGGGGTGGGATATTCTTCAAAAAATCTCTTCATATGTGGTCTGGCCAGCTTTCCTGTTGTTTTGTTTAAGAATATTGTTGCTATTAGCATCGCCCAGGGGTTGCTAGCGAATTCTTCTTCTAATATGTAGTGAGGTGACAGCGGCATTGCTCTTGGTGTGATATTATAGAAAGGCTGTATATGTATAGGTTCGTATTCTTCTAAAGTCAAATGTGAAAGACTTAACATATCGTCGATGGACTGCTGGCTTACATCCTGCGAGGAGTCTAAACTTTTTGATGGTGACCCAGTAAAGCGCAGGGGgctttttgaatttaaattttcattgtcGTGGAAGAACTGGCTGATGCAGTCTTCCTCCACCATTATcctgaaatgaaaataatttaatgaaaaccttattttatctaagtttatgtttacttattgtaaatatttttttacacctaTGACTGGtttgtttaattgtttatataactagatttttttaatttcccatACAAAGTTGGCTAGCTGGTTAGTcgcattacattatatttatttttttattacactttatattcaAAGAGTATAAAGGGGGACTTAATcccgaaggcattctctaccagacaacctttaggtggtgcagagactaaagaggtaGGAGGTAGGTAAGAGaacattaacattaatttatttataggcaCCGAGGTCATATTATttagagtaaaaatattttttcaatattaacttataactaaatctaattttattttcttattccTAATCTTATCAAGTACaaaacctatattatatatgtactatgaGTGTGACCAGcgcaaattatacaaaatcatatGTTATGGATATtgccatatttaatattaattctaaaatgcagattttgctataaaaataatacatagtttTAAACTAGTAGAcgaaatttcgtcatattaaattttaaaggccgaaatatccatgattattaattatttttacatttttctttcaactgcgagaactaatcactaactagacgtgaatttaaattctttacttgccaatacttgtttagttacccagattaaagccgaaacaaaatgtatgaaaatggaccttgagctaccaccttaaaggtgtaaaaattatctattaaattctaatttgtctatttttattttttccttttttcgaaatcggttaaaaattatatattgtgttttatcCTGTGAATAAGGTTTTACCGCTGTTATATTTCCGCAAATATCTTTTGTAtgtacacaaaaaaattataaagatctCATTTGGAGTACCTACtcatttaacgaaaatattacaatttatttatgctacttataatataaagaagaaaagtttgtgagtttgtttgtttgtagattTATAGGGGCATATTCTTTGGAacgactgaaccgattttgaaaattcttttactaataggaaggtacattcctgagtactataggctataaaaactattcatgtaagcggagccgcgggtaaaaactgtaatttatatatttatatttttttatcaactagatctaaaaaaaatttttgctttttaaacattaaagtcCTTTACCGGCTATGAGACCAAAACTGTTTTACGTCatgaatttgtattttacaGTGCTGCCAAACGTGTTCAAACAACTTCATTATTTAGTActcttaatatttacatttcatacctgtaatttttttgttaaatttcttGGTTGGTGAAGGTAACCAAAGAGTacatcaattataaatattgcgtatttttttaaatatcattgacaTTCAATAAAGTTATAGCCTATTAAAAAGTTACATATAGATTTAGTAGATGTTTGGAATGCATCTTTAGTAAAGATtcagatttatatttatcatatttttaggATAATTTAAGGTAAAGTGAAAATAGGCGCAAAAcgttattcaataaattaacattaaccGTAGcttgacaaaattaaatttaatataaaataataatgtgcaTTTCTATTAAAAAGAATGTGTTATTACCTAAAATGTCAACTAACCTctgatattaaaaagaaactttatagttattgttcttataattatagacttgaactttatttgttttatttttggatctttGCATTTAAaggttaatatatattaataacgcAAAAATAGatgaataatgtaaattattatgtctttaatattaacaagaattAGACCactgtaaataattatacagtaaACGTGCTAATTGCAACATCATATTACCTTGGAAATATGAATAACCAAATGTAGGTAAACATCCTACATGCATGCAGTAAATAGTAGCTTTGTAGGTAGATATATACAaccaaaattacataattaaccACAAGTACGACCAATCCACCGAAATACGTACTTACAAGTTTTTGTTACATCTTTAAATCACTTAAACATAGTGTTGACGTGTTATTATGAAAATTGCATTAGCTGAAGACAACGGTGtaaattcaataacaaaaaatagtacgagaataatgatttcatattaatttatatttgatattaggtacatttagtttattgtttacttaatgtaagatttgttttgtttttacaacATCATAGCATAAAGAACATAAATGGCGTCACAATTATTCATAACCCTTCCAAACAGATCGGGAGGGAACCGAATATACCTCCGCAAAAACGACTGACGTGCAACGCACCTGCCGGCACTCCGGCGGCAGAAAGAAAACAATACGTGGATGACTAACGCATCAACAAATTGTTCTATTGTTCCGATCATATTTCCGTGTGGCCCATGTAGTTTCTATAAATCGATACCAACGCGGTGTGATTCCGCACGGGCGAGCTGCTTTTTCTTCGACATTGGCTGTGTTCTTTCCGTTTGGTTTATTACGAGCGGCTGCATGGTCGCGGCAACACGTCGCACCGCGCGTCAAcgacataaaacaaaacaaaaatacgcaCTGATAACGAATCCGATCCGCGCCGCCTTTCGCGGAGTTTCGAACACTGTTTACAAAACGCTTTCCTCGTTCGGATATCGCGGGTGACATACGATAGTTGGAGTGGCTGCCGATGCGCGGAAGTCTAAGTGCGCGAAGTATGCGCATTCGTGTTAGTGGATGAACTTGTGCCGCCTTTCTGGAAAGTCAAGGAATACGACTGACGCAGTGATTGAAGCCATGCTCATGTGCAGTTTATCGAATGCTAACGGTAAGCTAACGTGTATGTagccattaaataaatataaataacttagaaACAATTCGCgatttataattgaaacattaGCTTCGTATTAAACACAACATTAAACATGTGAGTCAGAGTACGTTGCGATTCTTAACACTAAgatgatttcaataaataactttattaccgGAATTTTGTAGTCGAATGGTGAGAGGACTATTGTTAATACTTCAATATCTATTGTCACAAGATTACaaacagtattataaatattaataaactcgTCTATTTGGTATTTACATCATCTTGCTTTTATTTGTCATTCTTATAAgcatataaatgtcatttttattcctattgtataaataaaatatagctattATAATACACTGATTTCTGTAAAGAACCTTACAAAACCCATTACCCCCGGCCAAGAGACCGGTTTAATGTAATTTCAACCAATGCATTAGAGTACATTACATACGACGGGTTAATGAAGTAATAAGTATTGACATAAACTAAGTAGCTACATAATAAGAAAATCATCACAACTATAGTAATATAACTAGAATAGAATAAATCtcgttaatatattaatataattgtctaGTAGTTCGTCCGTTtgcaaattttacaaaaactttttttttactctttagTACCCTTGAGCTGACCAGATTTGTGttcaaaatttgttaattttgctATAATAGAACAAGGTTATATATGCTACAATAGAcgttaaagtatattatattatgttcatatattcatataaaacacGTTTTACACCATGTAGGTACTTTCCGATGACCAAATCAGCATAGTTTACGGATTATAATCGCATACATGTATCGGAATACATCGTCATTTTATGATTGAAATACATACTGCTAGAATtgtgcaaattaaattatttttatgtttatctttaaactttatcgctattttattaaagtttaaatctGTTTCTCAGAGGTAGAGGCGACATCTATTGAATAATACTGCATTTGGGTGGCATTTGACatatacaaataaagtaaatatatacagAGTGGGaatgtgtgtgtatttgtgatTTCAACTCAGGA includes the following:
- the LOC115455412 gene encoding methyl-CpG-binding domain protein 4 isoform X1; protein product: MIGTIEQFVDALVIHVLFSFCRRSAGRIMVEEDCISQFFHDNENLNSKSPLRFTGSPSKSLDSSQDVSQQSIDDMLSLSHLTLEEYEPIHIQPFYNITPRAMPLSPHYILEEEFASNPWAMLIATIFLNKTTGKLARPHMKRFFEEYPTPYHVLNERPTLLERFFDTLGLKKRGNMIWKLSYQFVSSKWSRASDLYGIGKYGEDAYRIFCLGHTDLDPTDRYLKLYLDWLRSQTEFAEENGATDSEFIIEDPVLKYYRITLRNGEN
- the LOC115455412 gene encoding methyl-CpG-binding domain protein 4 isoform X2 — its product is MVEEDCISQFFHDNENLNSKSPLRFTGSPSKSLDSSQDVSQQSIDDMLSLSHLTLEEYEPIHIQPFYNITPRAMPLSPHYILEEEFASNPWAMLIATIFLNKTTGKLARPHMKRFFEEYPTPYHVLNERPTLLERFFDTLGLKKRGNMIWKLSYQFVSSKWSRASDLYGIGKYGEDAYRIFCLGHTDLDPTDRYLKLYLDWLRSQTEFAEENGATDSEFIIEDPVLKYYRITLRNGEN